CAACTCACTATGAAACTAAAGATACCACTTATGTTACTTATAAGAGTTACATGACACAGTTTATTAAATATCTTAAAGAGTTTGAGAATGATAGATATTTGATAAGTAAAGATACTTTAAAAATTATTGTTCCTATCTTGGAGAGGTATATAAATTATTGCAGAGAAAAAGGTAATCATGCACAGAATATTAAAAATAAGATTGTAGCTATATCAGCATTTTATCGTTGGTGTGTAAGAAGAGATAAAATTCAATATCATCCTTTCAATGACAAGATAGAAAGATTAAGAGTTACAGCACAAGACAAGGTAAGGAAAGAATATTATCTTACTTGGAAACAGATTTTTACAGTAGAAATACTTATGGGGCAAAGTAGAAAGTTTGATTTAAGAAGTAAGTTGTTGTGGCAATTATTCTTGGATAGTGGTTTTAGAATATCAGCAATTCATAGCTTGAAATTATCTCAGTTAGATATAGAAAATTGCTGTTTTCACAATGTTAAAGAGAAAATGGGAAAGATTAGAACTCTATATTTTTACTCATCTACAAAGGATTTAATGCTTAAATATCTCACAG
The sequence above is drawn from the Fusobacterium perfoetens genome and encodes:
- a CDS encoding tyrosine-type recombinase/integrase; this translates as MKRNLDLYNEYLESCYATHYETKDTTYVTYKSYMTQFIKYLKEFENDRYLISKDTLKIIVPILERYINYCREKGNHAQNIKNKIVAISAFYRWCVRRDKIQYHPFNDKIERLRVTAQDKVRKEYYLTWKQIFTVEILMGQSRKFDLRSKLLWQLFLDSGFRISAIHSLKLSQLDIENCCFHNVKEKMGKIRTLYFYSSTKDLMLKYLTERSKKGVDTDYIFYIRHNHEWKQMSQIAIRKRVRKMGELIGIKGLYPHTLRKTSINNVSKLLDVKSASEFAGHNSTAVTENHYIQHQNDEIQRDRILLMRKNAGLI